A part of Prosthecobacter sp. SYSU 5D2 genomic DNA contains:
- a CDS encoding class I SAM-dependent methyltransferase, with product MQDSTPAPKIAFDEAHAAAYDTNFAKLAPIRDTLHLLTDAVFSPLPANARILCAGAGTGAEIMHLAQKNPGWHFTAVEPSAPMLAVFRRKAEEGGIAARCTFHEGYLESLPPMDAFDAATSLLVSHFILSRTDRVGYFREISIRLRPGGLLVSADLAYDMTSPAYPGLLDVWMRMMTGADVPEEKLESMRAAYGRDVAMLPMEEVSAILVAGGFENPTLVMQAGLIHSWYAATSH from the coding sequence ATGCAAGACTCTACCCCCGCCCCCAAGATCGCTTTCGACGAAGCCCACGCGGCTGCGTATGACACCAACTTTGCCAAGCTGGCCCCCATCCGCGATACGCTGCATCTGCTCACCGATGCCGTTTTTTCACCTCTGCCTGCCAATGCCCGCATCCTCTGCGCCGGTGCCGGAACCGGAGCGGAGATCATGCATCTGGCGCAAAAAAATCCCGGCTGGCATTTCACCGCCGTGGAGCCCTCCGCTCCCATGCTGGCCGTCTTCCGCCGCAAGGCGGAGGAAGGTGGCATCGCGGCACGTTGCACCTTCCATGAGGGATATCTGGAAAGCCTTCCGCCCATGGACGCCTTTGATGCCGCCACCTCTCTGCTCGTTTCCCATTTCATTCTCTCCCGCACAGACCGTGTTGGTTATTTCCGGGAAATCTCCATTCGTCTCCGCCCCGGCGGCCTGCTGGTCAGCGCCGACCTCGCCTATGACATGACTTCACCTGCTTATCCAGGCCTCCTGGATGTGTGGATGCGAATGATGACCGGTGCCGACGTACCTGAAGAAAAGCTGGAGTCCATGCGGGCTGCCTATGGCCGGGATGTGGCCATGCTGCCTATGGAGGAAGTCAGCGCGATCCTGGTCGCCGGGGGCTTTGAAAATCCCACGCTCGTGATGCAGGCCGGCCTCATCCACTCCTGGTACGCAGCCACCTCACATTGA
- a CDS encoding YggS family pyridoxal phosphate-dependent enzyme, giving the protein MSDIADRLQEIRDRLTKSAERSGRKAGDVDLLAVSKTYPVETIHEAVDAGQLLFGENRVQEILLKQPQLPGKLQWHLIGPLQSNKVRKVLPLVQMIHAVDSVDIAKDINRIGGELGLHPKVLIEINLAAESSKHGFTPSAIRAQLEALYELDRLYIQGVMCIPPFDPNAEKSRRYFRQLREIRDELEKLGGAPLPVLSMGMSHDFEVAIEEGATIVRVGSAIFGARGR; this is encoded by the coding sequence ATGTCTGACATCGCTGACCGTCTCCAGGAAATCCGTGACCGCCTAACTAAATCTGCCGAACGATCAGGCCGCAAGGCGGGCGATGTGGATCTGCTGGCCGTCTCCAAGACGTATCCGGTGGAAACGATCCATGAAGCAGTGGACGCGGGGCAGCTTCTGTTTGGCGAAAACCGGGTGCAGGAAATCCTGCTGAAGCAGCCGCAACTTCCGGGAAAATTGCAGTGGCATCTCATCGGCCCTTTGCAGTCCAACAAGGTGCGCAAGGTCCTGCCGTTGGTGCAGATGATCCATGCGGTGGATTCGGTGGACATCGCGAAGGACATCAACCGCATCGGAGGGGAACTGGGGCTGCATCCAAAGGTGCTCATTGAGATCAACCTGGCGGCGGAATCCTCCAAGCATGGCTTCACGCCATCTGCCATCCGGGCGCAACTGGAGGCACTGTATGAGCTGGACCGGCTTTATATCCAGGGAGTGATGTGCATCCCGCCTTTTGATCCCAATGCGGAGAAAAGCCGCCGTTATTTCCGCCAGCTTCGGGAGATCCGGGATGAGCTGGAAAAGTTGGGAGGAGCGCCATTGCCGGTGCTTTCCATGGGCATGAGCCATGACTTCGAAGTGGCCATTGAGGAAGGGGCCACCATTGTGCGCGTGGGCAGTGCCATTTTTGGGGCGCGGGGGAGGTAG
- a CDS encoding purine-nucleoside phosphorylase yields MSIAALEKACPETAIVLGSGLGSVAEAWGIEAEVAYADIPGLSASTVPGHAGRFVLSRVHGKPVLIAQGRRHLYEGLTAHEVTAGIRFMHTFGVKRIILTNAAGAINASFAVGDLMLITDHLNLLGSTPLLGGPHFHDMSEVYSAPWRARFIEAASQLRLPLHQGVYAATLGPQYETPAEIRMMRTLGADAVGMSTVPEAIQARALGMEVAGISMLTNWAAGLKAQTLDHSEVVSTGRASSANLAALLKSVL; encoded by the coding sequence ATGTCCATCGCCGCCCTGGAAAAAGCCTGCCCGGAAACTGCCATCGTGCTCGGCTCCGGCCTGGGAAGCGTGGCGGAGGCTTGGGGCATCGAAGCGGAGGTTGCCTATGCAGACATTCCTGGCCTTAGCGCCTCCACCGTGCCCGGTCATGCAGGCCGTTTTGTCCTCAGCCGGGTTCATGGAAAACCGGTTCTCATCGCCCAGGGACGGCGTCATTTGTATGAGGGGCTTACGGCACACGAAGTGACCGCCGGCATCCGCTTCATGCACACATTTGGTGTTAAGCGCATCATCCTCACCAATGCCGCCGGGGCCATCAATGCCAGCTTCGCCGTCGGTGACCTCATGCTCATCACGGATCATCTGAACCTCCTGGGCAGCACGCCTCTGCTCGGCGGACCGCATTTTCATGACATGAGCGAGGTCTATTCCGCCCCCTGGCGCGCGCGTTTCATTGAGGCCGCCAGCCAGCTCCGCCTGCCGCTGCACCAGGGCGTTTATGCCGCCACGCTCGGACCGCAATATGAAACCCCCGCCGAGATCCGCATGATGCGCACCCTCGGTGCTGACGCTGTCGGCATGTCCACCGTGCCGGAGGCCATCCAGGCTCGCGCGCTCGGCATGGAAGTAGCCGGCATCTCCATGCTCACGAATTGGGCTGCCGGGCTCAAAGCGCAGACCTTGGACCACTCGGAAGTCGTCAGCACCGGCCGAGCGTCCTCCGCAAATCTGGCGGCGTTGTTGAAATCAGTGTTGTGA
- the folP gene encoding dihydropteroate synthase, which yields MNFHWRIHGLDHDLTHRGLVMGIVNVTPDSFSDGGRYLDTGRAVEHALTLVSEGADILDIGGESTRPGADPVEEAEELKRVLPVIRAVRSQTKTLISIDTMKASVARAALEAGADIINDVTGLRGDPLMLRMAADSEAGLVVMHMIGTPRTMQKQPEYRDVVAEVQDYFTQRLRILADLGIASERVVLDPGFGFGKTLEHNISLMQSLPDLTVQGRPVLVGVSRKSMISKLLETEDVEDRDWPTVALTAHSRELGARIVRVHDVKPNVHAMRMTEAILGNKE from the coding sequence ATGAATTTCCACTGGCGTATCCACGGGCTGGACCATGACCTCACCCATCGCGGCCTGGTCATGGGCATCGTCAATGTCACCCCGGACTCCTTTTCCGATGGCGGACGTTACCTGGATACCGGCCGTGCCGTCGAGCACGCTCTGACCCTCGTATCCGAAGGGGCCGACATCCTCGACATCGGCGGCGAATCCACCCGCCCTGGTGCCGATCCTGTGGAAGAGGCCGAAGAGCTAAAGCGTGTGCTGCCCGTCATCCGCGCCGTCCGTTCGCAGACCAAGACCCTCATCTCCATTGATACGATGAAGGCCAGCGTCGCCCGCGCCGCGCTGGAAGCCGGGGCCGACATCATCAACGACGTCACCGGTCTGCGTGGAGATCCCCTCATGCTGCGCATGGCCGCCGATAGCGAAGCCGGGCTCGTCGTCATGCACATGATCGGCACCCCACGCACCATGCAAAAGCAGCCCGAATACCGCGATGTTGTGGCCGAGGTTCAAGATTACTTCACCCAACGCCTGCGAATCCTGGCCGATCTCGGCATAGCCTCCGAGCGTGTCGTGCTGGACCCCGGCTTCGGTTTTGGCAAAACGCTGGAACACAACATTTCCCTCATGCAGTCACTGCCGGACCTCACCGTCCAGGGCCGCCCCGTCCTGGTGGGCGTCTCCCGCAAAAGCATGATCAGCAAGCTGCTGGAAACGGAGGATGTGGAAGACCGCGACTGGCCTACGGTTGCTCTCACCGCCCACTCCCGCGAGCTCGGCGCCCGCATCGTCCGCGTGCATGATGTAAAACCCAATGTCCACGCCATGCGCATGACCGAAGCGATCTTGGGCAACAAGGAGTGA